The Virgibacillus sp. SK37 region CGTCCATGCTTACCGCACTGACCTTTGCCCTTGTATTTATTACGGTATGTGCCCATGGCTTTACATTAGGCCCTTTAGCAAAGGCATTAAAGCTAGGCAATACAGAGGCACCGGGAGTTTTAATTGTTGGGGCGAGCAGTTTTTCAATTGCTTTTGCAGAATACTTAAGAAAGCTTGAAATACCTGTTTTGGTTAGTGATTCCTCTGGAGGAAGGTTGCGTGGAGCATTGGAAAAAGGAATACCGACATACCATGGTCAAATCCTTGCTGAACATACCCAGTATGATGTAGATTTGACACCATATGAAACGATCCTTTCCATGACAGGTGATGTATCGTACAATGCACTTGTCAGCCAATCATATGCACCTGAATTCGGTTACAACAATACCTTCTCCCTTCCAGCAGGTAATTTCAAACGAATGGATCAAGAGAATGTTTCCCATTCAGCTAAGTCCCATATATTATTTGCTGAAGAGGCTATTTTCACAGAGCTAAACCGCAGGATTAACACTGGGTATACAATACAGGAAATACCTATTACCGAAAAAAATAAAATAACAAAGGATGATATCCCCCACGATGTTATCCCATTGTTTATTATTAAAGAAAATAAACACATCCAATTTATCACTTTAAAAAAGAGATTAGTTTTAGATGAAGGCGATCAGTTGGTAGTGTTAAAGAAAGGATAATATTAAGCCGTTGGAGGTTACATATTCCCAACGGCTTTTTGGCTCTTTTATAGATTCAAAAATATATTAAGGCTTTCTAATAAGTCATAAAATAGATAGAATGCGAACTAACTTGTTGTGGATGGAGTAATTAATTTTACAGAGTAAGCACCCATTGATTTGCGTTTCAGGCTGACGCTTTCCGCCGGTATGGCCTCAGCCGCCCGCGGAAAGCGGAATATTTCCCCGTAGCGGTTACGCAGCCTCTATATTCCTATTTAGTTCGCACTTTACTCCTACTGTGTAGTAAATGTATTATTTTTTATCCTACAACATGTGAGATAAAATCTAATATTTATGTTTAGTTCATATATCCCCAGGAAATATAAAGGAGAGACCTAAGAGAAGGTTTGCAAATTATCGATTACTTATTTGGAGTTTTCGCTACCTTTCTAATTTTCACCTGCCCCATATGTAACCATGATATAGTTATTATAAGAGTTGGAGCAAGATAATTTTCAAACCAACGTTCAAGCACCTGTCTAGCAATGATAAACCTAGCGGGACTGTGATAACTCAATTTTATATTAAATAATAATAAAGGAGAGTCACATGAAATCATTTTTTAACACTCGTTTTATAAAATTTCTTGGTGGAAGAGACTTACTGTTTGGATTACTCGTCCTTTTCCTGCTTGGAATAACTATTTATATTTATGACAAAGTTTCGTTTATTTTCCATCCATTACTGGTCATAATTTCTACACTCGCAGCACCGATTATTTTAGCGCTCATTGCCTATTATTTAGTGAAACCGATTATTCATTTACTAGAAAAGTTACGCATTAACCGCTTGGGTGCCATTATAATTATTTTGCTTGGAATAAGTGGGTTACTAACAGGCATCATTCTATTAACTGCACCAGCAATACAGTCACAAATTAAGGAATTAGCTGTGGAACTGCCTAAGTATTTAAAGGAAATGGGCAATGGAATAAAGTCTTGGATTTCGCACTCATTTCTCGCGCCGTATTACGATGATGCATATCAATGGGTCACAGCAAATCTTAGTGAATTACCAAGCAAGATCAGTAACTATTTTGGTGGAGCCATGGAAGGCATTCGTAATGTTGCAAGTACAATAACTCAGGTTGTAATTGCTATAATCACCTTCCCTTTTGTTCTTTTTTTCTTATTAAAAGATGGCGACCGCTTTAAGGAACACACCCTGAAATTGCTTCCTCCTCAATTTAGAAACGATGCAAATCAGATTTTAATAAACATGGATAGGCAAGTAGGGACATATATTCAAGGACAAATCATCGTGGCAACATGTATTGGTGTTTTATTATTTATAGGTTATTTAATCATTGGGCTTCCGTATGCGATTACACTGGCAATTATTGCAGCTGTTACGAGTGTTGTTCCCTATTTGGGGCCTATGATTGCCATTTCGCCGGCAATTATTATCGCAATTGTCAATTCACCTTTTATGCTTGTCAAAATGATAATTGTTTGGGCAGCTGTACAATTTTTCGAAGGACATTTCATAACACCAAACGTAATGGGGAGAAATATGCATATTCATCCACTTACTATCATTCTGATTCTTCTGGTAGCTGGAAATTTATTTGGATTAATTGGAGTAATACTTGGTATTCCAGGCTATGCGATTCTTAAAGTTATTGTTGTCCACATGTTTCAGAAACTTAAAGGAAGACATAATGAATATTACGGTGATAAATACGGGACATATAAATAACGCCTAGAACAGGTGGTTTGTAAGTGGAAAAGTCGATTTTATACGAATTTTATAAGTTCGTATGAAATCGACTTTTTATGTGTTTTTGAAATTCACCTTTATTATCATCCTTTAAAGAACAATACATAGAAATAAATGTCCTGGTATGTTAAGATAGTTAAATCATTTATTTACCTAGGTAAATAATTAAGGAGTGTAT contains the following coding sequences:
- a CDS encoding AI-2E family transporter; translated protein: MKSFFNTRFIKFLGGRDLLFGLLVLFLLGITIYIYDKVSFIFHPLLVIISTLAAPIILALIAYYLVKPIIHLLEKLRINRLGAIIIILLGISGLLTGIILLTAPAIQSQIKELAVELPKYLKEMGNGIKSWISHSFLAPYYDDAYQWVTANLSELPSKISNYFGGAMEGIRNVASTITQVVIAIITFPFVLFFLLKDGDRFKEHTLKLLPPQFRNDANQILINMDRQVGTYIQGQIIVATCIGVLLFIGYLIIGLPYAITLAIIAAVTSVVPYLGPMIAISPAIIIAIVNSPFMLVKMIIVWAAVQFFEGHFITPNVMGRNMHIHPLTIILILLVAGNLFGLIGVILGIPGYAILKVIVVHMFQKLKGRHNEYYGDKYGTYK